In the genome of Photobacterium sp. TY1-4, one region contains:
- the hrpB gene encoding ATP-dependent helicase HrpB, producing MSQLPIDTVLPSLLAQLRVSSQLILKAPPGAGKSTRLPLALLQEAAVRGRIVMLEPRRLAARNIASYLAAQLGESVGQTVGLRVRGETKVSAATRLEVVTEGVMTRMLQQDPELSGIELLIFDEFHERSIHADTALALALEVQEALRDDLKLLVMSATLDQEALIALLPEATSLESEGRCYPVEHRYQPVRDPYQLIETAAQAVSRLLASEPGSILVFLPGAGEIRQLAEQLTERVGPEVLVCPLFGQLSSAAQQQAITPAPAGQRKVVIATNIAETSLTIEGIRIVVDCGLERVALWDPKTGISRLELARIARSSAEQRAGRAGRLAPGVCLRLYSEEMLSRQPATPQPEILRADLTSLALELAQWGCLEAADLRWLDTPPAPALAQSRRLLQDLGALTSRHQLTEAGQQVQRLGTDPRHGAILLLAREKGRAAQMTAALLVALLEEPPRGINNPDLHFQLSLLESGKLPRAKAYLQRARQHLQKIATAESGAATSAPLQVAAAWIAPLMAAGNPDRIALSRGRDGRYQLANGQGAMLSPDEPLADAAMLVVADIVKTRQGDSRIFTAIAADPEQLQAELPHLFTEREWLDWDDKKGRLAAEQHLCCGQLVLKRTVLAEPDPGRASEALLNAIVRKGLKVLPWDARAESLLVRARCAADWLPELALPAMDEATLLAEAEQWLLPFMSGMTRLKMIEKLDLVAALEARLGWENAKALNEALPTHYQVPTGSRYPIRYQLGQQPALAVRMQEMFGEQTSPRIAYGKVALVLELLSPAQRPLQITQDLAAFWQGSYREVQKEMKGRYPKHVWPDDPATHAPTRKTKKYM from the coding sequence TTGTCACAGCTGCCGATTGATACCGTCCTGCCCTCGCTGCTTGCCCAGCTTCGTGTTTCCTCTCAATTGATCCTCAAGGCGCCGCCCGGGGCCGGTAAGTCGACCCGGCTGCCGCTGGCGTTGTTGCAGGAGGCTGCGGTTCGCGGGCGGATTGTGATGCTGGAGCCGCGTCGTCTGGCGGCTCGCAATATTGCGTCGTACCTGGCGGCCCAGCTTGGCGAGTCGGTCGGGCAGACGGTGGGGCTGCGGGTACGGGGCGAGACCAAGGTGAGCGCCGCGACCCGGCTGGAAGTTGTCACTGAAGGGGTGATGACCCGGATGCTGCAGCAGGATCCGGAGCTCAGCGGCATTGAATTGCTGATCTTTGATGAGTTTCATGAGCGCAGTATTCATGCCGACACCGCATTGGCGCTGGCACTGGAAGTGCAGGAAGCCTTGCGGGACGACCTGAAATTGCTGGTGATGTCGGCCACGTTGGATCAGGAAGCGCTGATCGCGCTACTGCCGGAAGCGACGTCTCTCGAATCGGAAGGGCGTTGCTATCCGGTCGAGCACCGTTATCAGCCGGTGCGCGATCCGTATCAGCTGATTGAGACCGCCGCTCAGGCGGTGAGCCGGCTGCTGGCCAGTGAGCCGGGATCGATCCTGGTATTTCTGCCGGGGGCCGGGGAAATCCGGCAACTGGCTGAACAACTGACCGAGCGGGTAGGGCCGGAAGTGCTGGTCTGCCCGCTGTTTGGCCAGCTCAGCAGCGCGGCGCAGCAGCAGGCAATCACTCCGGCACCGGCCGGTCAGCGTAAGGTGGTGATTGCGACCAATATTGCCGAAACCAGTCTGACCATTGAAGGGATCCGGATCGTGGTCGACTGCGGTCTGGAGCGGGTGGCGCTGTGGGATCCGAAAACCGGGATCAGCCGGCTGGAGCTGGCCCGAATTGCGCGCTCGTCGGCCGAGCAGCGCGCCGGGCGGGCCGGGCGTCTGGCGCCGGGGGTGTGTTTGCGTTTGTATAGTGAAGAGATGCTGAGCCGTCAGCCGGCCACGCCGCAGCCGGAAATTTTGCGCGCGGACCTGACCTCCCTGGCGCTGGAGCTGGCCCAATGGGGCTGTCTGGAGGCTGCGGATTTGCGCTGGCTGGATACGCCACCGGCGCCGGCCCTGGCTCAGTCTCGCCGCCTGCTGCAGGATCTGGGCGCGTTGACGTCGCGTCATCAGTTGACCGAAGCCGGCCAGCAAGTCCAACGTCTGGGCACCGATCCCCGTCATGGCGCGATCTTATTGCTGGCCCGCGAAAAAGGGCGGGCGGCACAGATGACCGCGGCCTTGCTGGTGGCGCTGCTGGAAGAGCCGCCGCGGGGGATCAACAATCCGGATCTGCATTTTCAGCTTAGCCTGCTGGAGAGCGGCAAACTGCCGCGGGCCAAGGCTTATTTGCAACGGGCCCGGCAGCACTTGCAGAAAATTGCCACTGCAGAGTCCGGCGCGGCGACATCGGCGCCGCTGCAAGTCGCTGCGGCCTGGATTGCACCGCTGATGGCAGCGGGTAATCCGGATCGCATTGCGCTGTCACGGGGACGGGACGGGCGCTACCAGCTGGCCAACGGCCAGGGGGCGATGTTGTCACCGGATGAGCCGCTGGCTGATGCGGCGATGCTGGTGGTGGCGGATATCGTCAAAACCCGTCAGGGTGACAGCCGGATCTTTACCGCCATTGCAGCCGATCCTGAGCAGCTGCAGGCTGAGTTGCCGCACCTGTTTACCGAGCGGGAGTGGCTCGACTGGGATGACAAAAAAGGGCGGCTGGCGGCCGAGCAGCACTTGTGCTGTGGTCAGCTGGTGCTCAAACGCACCGTCCTGGCAGAGCCGGATCCGGGCCGGGCCAGCGAAGCACTGCTCAATGCCATTGTCCGCAAGGGGCTGAAAGTGCTGCCGTGGGATGCGCGAGCGGAAAGTCTGCTGGTACGGGCCCGGTGCGCGGCGGATTGGTTGCCTGAGCTGGCCCTTCCGGCCATGGATGAAGCCACCTTGCTTGCCGAAGCCGAACAGTGGCTGTTGCCGTTTATGAGCGGGATGACCCGGCTCAAGATGATTGAAAAATTGGACTTGGTGGCGGCGCTGGAGGCGCGGCTGGGTTGGGAGAATGCCAAAGCGCTCAACGAAGCCTTGCCGACCCATTATCAGGTACCGACCGGTTCGCGTTATCCGATCCGCTATCAGCTCGGGCAGCAGCCGGCGCTGGCGGTTCGAATGCAGGAAATGTTCGGCGAGCAGACCTCGCCGCGGATCGCCTACGGCAAGGTTGCCCTGGTGCTGGAGCTGTTGTCCCCGGCCCAGCGGCCGTTGCAGATCACTCAGGATTTGGCGGCGTTCTGGCAGGGCTCATATCGGGAGGTGCAGAAAGAGATGAAGGGGCGCTATCCTAAGCACGTCTGGCCGGACGATCCGGCCACCCATGCGCCGACCAGAAAAACCAAAAAGTATATGTGA
- the thpR gene encoding RNA 2',3'-cyclic phosphodiesterase, which yields MPHTISETDTRIPSAPERLFFALPLDIPAENSSAFHQLRQLLQMMPGEGRPVPAANLHLTLAFLGNVSAAQKTQLCQLADPLEESAFTLTTTALKYQKRSRLIWLSCTLPAPLAQLAENLKAIAEQVGLPQETRPYSPHITLLKHLRARPDALPEIPPLAFHIRHFGLYISELFNSPRGGGVHYRCLKQWPLTPAPPDHQEMP from the coding sequence ATGCCTCACACGATATCCGAAACCGACACCCGGATCCCATCGGCCCCGGAAAGGCTGTTCTTTGCCCTGCCCTTAGATATCCCGGCGGAAAACAGCAGTGCCTTTCATCAACTCAGGCAACTGCTCCAAATGATGCCCGGAGAAGGACGGCCGGTGCCTGCGGCCAACCTGCACCTGACGCTGGCTTTTCTCGGCAACGTGAGCGCCGCGCAAAAAACGCAGCTGTGCCAGCTGGCCGATCCACTCGAAGAATCGGCATTTACCCTCACCACCACCGCGCTGAAATACCAAAAGCGCAGCCGTCTGATCTGGCTGAGCTGTACGCTACCGGCGCCGCTCGCGCAGCTCGCCGAAAACCTCAAGGCCATCGCCGAGCAGGTCGGTTTGCCCCAGGAAACGCGGCCTTATTCCCCGCATATCACTTTGTTGAAACACCTGCGCGCCCGACCGGATGCCCTGCCGGAAATCCCGCCGTTGGCGTTTCACATCCGCCACTTTGGCCTGTATATTTCAGAGCTGTTCAATAGCCCCCGGGGGGGCGGGGTCCACTACCGTTGTCTGAAACAGTGGCCGCTCACCCCGGCTCCACCGGACCACCAGGAAATGCCATGA
- the sfsA gene encoding DNA/RNA nuclease SfsA gives MKFDPPLQAAQLIKRYKRFLTDIELPDGEIRTIHCANTGAMTGCAEPGSTVWYSTSDNPKRKYPNSWELTHTPDGHWICVNTARANRLVEEAINRDIITELQGYSSLRTEVKYGSENSRIDILLTADDKPPCYIEVKSVTLLQHGQGFFPDAVTTRGQKHLRELIEVAQSGNRAILFFAILHSGIENVAAAHHIDPVYHQLIQQAEQAGVEIIGYKAVLNPDELYLSNRIDFHQPL, from the coding sequence ATGAAATTTGATCCGCCGTTGCAGGCCGCCCAGCTCATCAAACGCTACAAACGCTTTCTGACTGACATCGAACTTCCTGACGGGGAAATCCGTACCATCCACTGTGCCAACACCGGGGCAATGACCGGCTGCGCCGAGCCCGGCAGCACGGTGTGGTACTCCACCTCTGACAATCCCAAACGCAAATATCCCAACAGCTGGGAGCTGACCCATACCCCGGACGGCCACTGGATTTGCGTCAACACCGCCCGCGCTAACCGCCTGGTTGAAGAGGCGATAAACCGGGATATCATCACAGAATTACAAGGCTATTCGTCACTGCGGACAGAAGTGAAGTATGGTAGTGAAAACAGCAGGATAGATATCCTGTTGACTGCTGATGACAAACCGCCGTGCTATATTGAAGTGAAAAGCGTCACCCTGCTGCAACACGGACAAGGTTTTTTCCCCGACGCTGTCACCACTCGGGGCCAGAAACATTTGCGGGAGTTGATTGAAGTGGCACAAAGCGGAAACCGAGCCATACTTTTTTTTGCAATTTTGCATTCGGGGATTGAAAACGTAGCCGCGGCGCACCATATAGACCCGGTCTACCATCAGTTAATTCAGCAAGCAGAACAGGCAGGCGTTGAGATCATCGGTTACAAAGCGGTATTGAACCCGGATGAGCTCTACTTAAGCAACCGCATAGATTTCCATCAACCGCTGTGA
- a CDS encoding prolyl oligopeptidase family serine peptidase, giving the protein MRRSWVGIICCVLSALVAPAALAGNATNPNPADPSYQWLRDDTRQSAVVLNFLQQENQRTESQLAAQQPLEQTLLSEWQSRSRQSTAQPWRLQGEFNYRVDASGQQLIRQNAQTQAEAVVLDLSTRREGAAYYSLGNWQISPDHRWVALAEDRRGDRNYQISVIALDSGKAQPAVLPGVATDLVWSNDSQSLYVVGNEANTYRPHRVLRWMWSTDSTQELFREADLAWMVSIYPSTSGQYVLIQSNNHNSSEQHLVDRNTGRGPGMIRAREPGVEYYADVRHDTLYLSSNLDGDFALYQAVLTEPNQPWQAIWQTPPTQHLKNWLLYPQHIVLEVTRQQHSDLVVLNYQGKTLYQQTITPSGGVAWLSGNSSRYGQSVRIRRMSMAQPPQWLALDLETFEMSVLGEDRYQNIEPQLYRSEQIQVLHDGVSVPVSLVYRPDQLTAHSPVVLYGYGAYGTPMRPYFMSQVLSLLDRGMIYAIAHVRGGGYLGPAWYEQGKGMNKPNAFADYLAVAQTLKQYRGGKNRPLLAIGGSAGGTLVATALNQQPALFSAAVLQVPFVDVVATMSDPTLPLTRQEYAEWGDPSDPAQRAVMAAYSPVDNIARQAYPPMLVTAGLYDSQVPYWEPAKWVAKVRDLSVDTGPYLLQTDMQGGHRQDARQAQQQQAREYAFLLRQAASLRHTDTR; this is encoded by the coding sequence ATGAGACGCAGTTGGGTTGGCATTATTTGTTGTGTATTGAGCGCTCTGGTTGCTCCGGCTGCTTTGGCGGGCAACGCGACAAATCCAAACCCGGCCGACCCGTCTTATCAGTGGCTGCGGGATGACACCCGCCAGTCAGCGGTCGTGTTGAATTTCCTGCAGCAGGAAAATCAGCGCACGGAGTCACAGTTAGCGGCTCAACAACCGCTGGAGCAAACCTTGCTGTCTGAGTGGCAGTCGCGCAGCCGACAATCAACTGCGCAGCCGTGGCGGCTGCAGGGTGAGTTTAATTATCGCGTCGATGCATCGGGCCAGCAGCTGATCCGGCAAAATGCCCAAACCCAGGCTGAAGCTGTGGTGCTGGATCTGAGCACGCGTCGCGAGGGCGCGGCTTACTATTCGTTGGGCAACTGGCAGATCAGTCCGGACCATCGCTGGGTTGCACTGGCCGAAGATCGCCGGGGCGATCGCAACTATCAAATTTCTGTGATAGCGCTGGACTCGGGCAAAGCGCAGCCGGCGGTACTGCCGGGCGTTGCCACGGATCTGGTGTGGAGCAACGACAGCCAGAGTCTGTATGTGGTCGGCAATGAGGCGAATACCTATCGTCCTCACCGGGTACTGCGATGGATGTGGTCAACTGACAGCACGCAAGAGCTGTTCCGGGAAGCCGATCTGGCTTGGATGGTGTCGATTTATCCGTCGACGTCAGGCCAGTATGTGCTGATCCAGAGTAACAATCACAACAGCAGTGAACAACATCTGGTGGACCGCAATACCGGTCGCGGGCCGGGCATGATCCGGGCGCGGGAACCCGGGGTGGAGTATTACGCCGATGTCCGTCATGACACTCTGTATCTGTCGAGCAACCTCGACGGCGACTTTGCGCTCTATCAGGCCGTGCTTACCGAACCGAACCAGCCCTGGCAGGCCATCTGGCAGACACCGCCGACGCAGCATTTGAAAAACTGGCTGCTGTATCCGCAGCACATTGTATTGGAAGTGACCCGACAGCAGCACAGCGATCTGGTCGTGCTGAACTATCAGGGGAAGACGCTGTACCAGCAAACCATCACGCCGTCCGGTGGGGTTGCCTGGTTGTCCGGTAACAGTAGTCGCTATGGCCAGTCGGTCCGGATCCGCCGGATGTCGATGGCGCAGCCGCCGCAGTGGCTGGCGCTGGATCTCGAAACGTTCGAGATGAGCGTACTGGGCGAAGACCGCTATCAGAATATTGAGCCGCAGCTGTATCGCAGCGAGCAGATCCAGGTCCTGCATGATGGTGTCTCGGTGCCGGTGTCCCTGGTATACCGGCCGGATCAACTGACGGCACATTCCCCGGTGGTGCTGTATGGCTACGGCGCTTACGGCACACCGATGCGACCTTACTTCATGTCTCAGGTACTGAGCCTGCTTGATCGCGGCATGATATACGCTATTGCCCACGTGCGCGGTGGCGGCTATCTCGGTCCGGCCTGGTACGAGCAGGGCAAAGGGATGAACAAACCTAACGCCTTCGCGGACTACCTCGCCGTGGCGCAAACCCTGAAGCAATACCGGGGCGGAAAAAATCGTCCGTTGCTGGCTATCGGCGGCAGTGCCGGCGGCACGCTGGTGGCGACGGCGCTCAATCAACAGCCGGCGCTGTTTAGTGCCGCAGTACTGCAAGTCCCATTCGTTGATGTGGTCGCGACCATGTCTGATCCGACGCTGCCGCTGACCCGCCAGGAATATGCCGAATGGGGCGATCCGAGCGATCCGGCGCAGCGTGCCGTGATGGCCGCTTATAGCCCGGTTGATAATATTGCCCGCCAAGCTTATCCGCCGATGCTGGTGACGGCCGGACTATACGACAGCCAGGTGCCTTACTGGGAGCCGGCAAAGTGGGTGGCCAAAGTGCGTGACCTGAGTGTCGACACCGGCCCCTATCTGTTGCAGACCGATATGCAGGGCGGCCATCGTCAGGATGCTCGCCAGGCCCAGCAGCAGCAGGCCCGGGAGTATGCTTTCTTACTCCGCCAGGCTGCTTCGCTGCGCCATACCGATACCCGATAA
- the mrcB gene encoding penicillin-binding protein 1B, with translation MKITQHVGAAAPQKPGAKKPGAKKPGPKPGAKKPAATRKKAPVKKAANTSRTRKPRKKAGKPSPRLPGWLRWLLGFGLKVAVVVLAVLLVAGIYLDKVVRDKFDGQLWNLPAVVYGRVLTLQPDQPVTIDEVKRELDLLQYHKVRNPQRIGEYSASSSRIELIRRPFEFEDGHEGERHIMLTFSDNTLQRIEDMSRERPLGYIRIEPKMLGMLGTKEGEQRIFLPRERFPEVLVDALLVTEDRDFYHHEGVSPLAIVRALVVNLQAGRTVQGGSTLTQQLAKNIFLTRERTLLRKISEAYIALIIDYRYSKDRILEAYLNEIYLGQEGGKEVHGFGLGARLYFGRPLQELRIDQQALLVALAKGPSYYNPWRNPERAKQRRDLVLRLMMDNGILSGAQYEQAASRPLDIQSKPQIASRQPAYFQQLQRELKQKVGERFTPGIGLRVFSTLDPLSQQEAELAVMAQVPLLEKKAGVSVETALVAVDRRSGEIRAMVGGSRPGYAGFNRALDGRRQIGSLVKPAVYLAALRQPEKFSLATTIDDKPIALKGNRGSAWKPRNYDRRFRGEVPLYYALAKSLNVPTVNLGLSVGLGPVIDTMVQLGVSRDEVPKLPSILLGAFTLTPFEVTQMYQTVTSGGRKAELTALRSVVDQQGQRLYQSYPKAAQVVPEQAAWLTTYGMKNVVSQGTARFLQPTFGWAALAGKTGTTDNNRDSWYVGADGREVVTVWVGRDDNQSVNLTGSAGALRLYNDYLKRRQPEPLRLAWPQKLTTMKYNRLPNGTLSLDCAGQQSLPVWDKDGLLKAHCSQKQPAGWIRNMFGQ, from the coding sequence ATGAAGATAACCCAGCACGTGGGTGCTGCGGCGCCGCAGAAGCCGGGAGCCAAAAAGCCGGGAGCCAAAAAGCCGGGACCAAAACCGGGTGCGAAAAAGCCTGCGGCCACACGGAAAAAAGCACCGGTGAAAAAGGCGGCCAATACCAGCCGCACCCGCAAACCCCGGAAAAAAGCCGGGAAGCCGTCGCCGCGGCTTCCGGGATGGCTGCGTTGGCTCCTGGGCTTTGGCCTGAAAGTGGCGGTCGTGGTGCTGGCGGTGCTGCTGGTAGCTGGAATTTATCTCGATAAAGTGGTGCGCGATAAGTTCGACGGCCAGCTGTGGAACTTGCCGGCCGTGGTGTACGGCCGGGTGCTGACCCTGCAGCCGGATCAGCCTGTCACCATTGATGAGGTCAAGCGGGAGCTGGATCTGCTGCAATACCACAAGGTGCGTAATCCGCAGCGGATCGGGGAGTATTCTGCCTCTTCAAGCCGGATTGAGCTGATCCGCCGGCCGTTCGAGTTCGAAGACGGCCATGAGGGAGAGCGCCACATCATGCTGACGTTCTCAGACAATACTCTGCAGCGTATCGAGGACATGAGTCGTGAGCGTCCGCTGGGCTATATCCGGATTGAGCCGAAAATGCTGGGGATGCTGGGAACGAAAGAAGGTGAGCAGCGGATCTTCCTGCCGCGGGAGCGGTTTCCGGAAGTGTTGGTGGATGCCCTGCTGGTGACAGAAGATCGCGATTTTTATCATCATGAGGGCGTCTCGCCACTGGCGATTGTCCGGGCGCTGGTGGTGAACCTGCAAGCCGGTCGGACAGTGCAGGGGGGCAGTACTTTAACCCAGCAATTGGCGAAGAATATTTTCCTGACCCGGGAGCGGACCCTGCTGCGTAAGATCAGCGAGGCGTATATCGCCCTGATCATCGATTATCGCTATAGCAAAGACCGTATTCTGGAAGCATATCTCAACGAGATCTACCTGGGGCAAGAAGGCGGCAAGGAAGTCCATGGTTTCGGGCTGGGTGCCCGGTTGTATTTCGGCCGACCGTTGCAGGAGCTGCGGATCGACCAGCAAGCCTTGCTGGTGGCGTTGGCCAAAGGGCCGTCGTATTACAATCCCTGGCGCAATCCGGAGCGGGCGAAACAACGGCGGGATCTGGTCCTGCGCCTGATGATGGACAACGGTATTCTCAGCGGCGCGCAGTATGAGCAGGCCGCATCCCGGCCGCTGGATATTCAGAGCAAGCCGCAAATTGCCAGCCGCCAGCCGGCTTACTTCCAGCAGTTGCAGCGGGAGTTGAAGCAGAAAGTCGGGGAGCGCTTTACCCCGGGTATCGGGCTGCGGGTGTTCAGTACCTTAGATCCGTTGTCGCAGCAGGAGGCCGAGCTGGCAGTGATGGCCCAGGTGCCGCTGCTGGAGAAAAAAGCCGGGGTTTCGGTCGAGACCGCACTGGTGGCCGTGGATCGCCGCAGTGGTGAAATCCGGGCCATGGTCGGCGGCAGTCGGCCGGGGTATGCCGGCTTTAACCGAGCGCTGGACGGCCGCCGCCAGATCGGCTCGCTGGTGAAACCGGCGGTGTACCTGGCTGCGTTGCGCCAGCCGGAGAAGTTTTCTCTGGCAACCACCATCGACGACAAACCGATTGCGCTCAAAGGCAACCGGGGCAGTGCCTGGAAGCCGCGAAATTATGACCGTCGGTTCCGGGGGGAAGTCCCGTTGTACTACGCCCTGGCGAAATCCCTCAATGTGCCGACCGTCAATCTGGGCCTGAGCGTGGGCCTGGGTCCGGTGATCGATACCATGGTGCAGTTGGGCGTCTCGCGGGATGAAGTTCCGAAGCTGCCGTCGATTTTGCTGGGTGCCTTTACCCTGACGCCGTTTGAGGTGACGCAGATGTATCAGACGGTGACCAGCGGCGGCCGTAAGGCCGAGCTGACGGCGTTACGCTCGGTGGTTGATCAGCAGGGCCAGCGCTTGTACCAGAGCTATCCGAAAGCGGCACAGGTGGTGCCGGAGCAGGCGGCCTGGCTGACGACCTACGGGATGAAAAATGTGGTCAGCCAGGGCACCGCACGCTTTTTGCAGCCAACCTTTGGCTGGGCGGCGCTGGCCGGGAAAACCGGGACTACGGACAACAACCGCGATAGTTGGTATGTCGGTGCAGACGGGCGCGAAGTGGTGACGGTTTGGGTTGGCCGGGATGATAACCAATCGGTGAACCTGACGGGATCGGCCGGGGCACTCCGGTTGTACAACGACTATCTCAAGCGTCGCCAGCCGGAGCCGCTGCGTCTTGCCTGGCCGCAAAAGCTGACGACGATGAAGTACAACCGCTTGCCAAACGGAACCCTGAGCTTAGATTGTGCGGGCCAGCAGTCGCTGCCGGTCTGGGATAAAGACGGCTTGCTCAAAGCCCACTGCAGCCAGAAGCAACCGGCCGGGTGGATCCGGAATATGTTTGGCCAGTAA
- a CDS encoding glutathione S-transferase family protein produces MITLYGYPRTRSLRVSWLLEELGLEWEYQLVDFNSGEHRSPGFLAINPSGKVPCLKDDKTFVTESAAICFYLAEKYGQHWLPKPGTPESAAHHEWISFTITELEQPLWTLGKHRFALPEKIRLPEMLSVAAWEFKKAVQVTDARCPQDTYLLGNFPTVADILLTHTLNWAVKFDQKIPDKLEKYRQFVNRRPALARALALEQQALNHP; encoded by the coding sequence ATGATAACGCTGTACGGATACCCCCGAACCCGCTCCCTGCGGGTGTCATGGCTCCTGGAGGAACTGGGGCTGGAATGGGAATACCAGCTGGTCGACTTCAATAGCGGCGAGCACCGCTCCCCCGGATTCCTCGCCATCAACCCCAGTGGCAAAGTTCCCTGCCTGAAAGATGATAAAACGTTCGTAACAGAATCAGCGGCCATCTGCTTCTATCTGGCAGAGAAATATGGTCAGCACTGGCTCCCGAAACCAGGCACCCCGGAGTCCGCGGCACACCATGAATGGATCAGCTTCACGATCACCGAATTGGAACAACCGCTGTGGACATTGGGAAAACACCGCTTCGCGCTACCGGAAAAAATTCGCTTGCCGGAAATGCTCTCGGTCGCAGCCTGGGAATTTAAAAAAGCAGTCCAAGTGACAGATGCCCGCTGTCCTCAGGACACATACCTGCTCGGCAATTTCCCCACGGTCGCTGATATCTTACTGACGCACACGCTGAACTGGGCGGTGAAATTCGACCAGAAAATCCCGGATAAATTGGAAAAATACCGCCAGTTCGTCAATCGCCGACCGGCACTGGCCCGGGCCCTGGCCCTTGAACAACAAGCGCTCAACCACCCCTGA
- a CDS encoding HD-GYP domain-containing protein, producing MASIKLSVERLTEGLYIKLPLQWTDHPFLLNHFKIKDHQQIRLIKNLGVKFVYLIPEKSDTKPLDPETPVEALTEDESQFLDRQAEKLWQEKQSRITRLKNYKRKLQRCEKSFNRSMSQLRAIVGKIKSRPVTAIQEAELLVEEMVDALMESDNLALHLMNDSQESEDIYFHSLNVAIMSMMLAKSSGMPAEDIKAIALGALFHDMGKLKVPTAITRKTTPLTEPEDNYLKLHTRYSLDLANLAEDFPESAKPILSQHHELLDGNGYPYQLPGDKIDLKAQLVAVVNAYDNLCHPQDPSKSRIPYSALSYLFKNKKEQYNNDFLALLIRLLGVYPPGSVVQLSNQQLGLVISVNSESLLFPNVLLYDPTVPSNEAPILELEDSDLRIERAIAPSKLPEKVYTYLNPRIRISYYFEPDD from the coding sequence ATGGCAAGCATCAAACTCTCGGTAGAGCGTTTAACCGAAGGGCTGTATATCAAGCTCCCCTTGCAGTGGACTGATCATCCTTTTCTACTGAATCATTTCAAAATTAAAGATCATCAACAAATTCGCCTGATTAAGAATCTCGGGGTGAAGTTTGTTTATCTGATCCCGGAAAAAAGCGACACCAAGCCGCTGGATCCGGAGACGCCGGTCGAGGCACTCACGGAAGACGAAAGTCAGTTCCTCGACAGGCAGGCTGAAAAGCTGTGGCAGGAAAAACAGTCCCGGATCACCCGTTTAAAAAACTATAAACGTAAGCTGCAGCGGTGCGAAAAAAGCTTCAACCGCTCCATGTCCCAATTGCGCGCCATTGTCGGAAAGATCAAAAGCCGCCCGGTCACGGCCATCCAGGAAGCCGAGCTGCTGGTTGAGGAAATGGTCGATGCGCTGATGGAGAGCGACAATCTCGCCCTGCACCTGATGAATGACAGTCAGGAGTCGGAAGACATCTACTTCCATTCCCTGAACGTGGCCATCATGTCGATGATGCTGGCAAAATCCAGCGGGATGCCGGCGGAAGATATCAAAGCAATCGCGCTGGGTGCGCTGTTCCACGATATGGGGAAGCTCAAGGTTCCGACGGCGATTACCCGCAAGACCACGCCGCTCACCGAGCCGGAAGACAATTATCTCAAGCTGCATACCAGATACAGCCTGGATTTGGCCAACCTGGCCGAAGATTTTCCGGAATCTGCCAAGCCGATTTTAAGCCAGCACCATGAGCTGCTTGATGGCAACGGTTACCCCTATCAGTTGCCGGGTGACAAGATCGATCTCAAAGCCCAGCTGGTTGCGGTCGTCAATGCTTACGATAACCTGTGCCATCCGCAGGACCCGTCAAAGTCCCGGATCCCGTACAGTGCCCTCTCCTACCTGTTCAAGAACAAAAAAGAACAATACAACAACGATTTCCTGGCGCTGCTCATTCGTCTGCTGGGCGTTTACCCGCCCGGTAGTGTGGTGCAGCTGTCCAACCAGCAACTCGGGCTGGTGATCTCGGTGAACTCCGAGAGCCTGCTGTTTCCGAATGTCCTGCTCTATGATCCGACCGTCCCCTCCAACGAGGCCCCGATCCTGGAACTGGAAGACAGTGATCTGCGGATCGAGCGTGCGATTGCGCCCAGCAAGCTGCCGGAAAAAGTCTATACCTATCTCAATCCTCGGATCCGGATTTCTTACTACTTTGAGCCGGATGACTAA